A genomic region of Ensifer adhaerens contains the following coding sequences:
- a CDS encoding bifunctional folylpolyglutamate synthase/dihydrofolate synthase, giving the protein MTAVEASEAGYEIEKLLALHPKGFDLSLDRITRLLAALGNPQDRLPPVIHVAGTNGKGSATAFSRSILEAAGLSVHVHTSPHLVNWHERYRLGVKGGRGRLVSDPVLAEAVRRVAQANAGEKITVFEILTAVTFLLFAEHPADVAIIEVGLGGRFDATNVIARPAVSVIMPISLDHQAYLGDRVELIAAEKAGIMKRGCPVVIGHQEEEAARDVLISTAERLGCPMFVYGQDFMAHEEFGRLIYQDGSGLSDLPLPKLPGRHQYANAAAAIRAVRAAGFDVSEAAIEKGLAGVEWPGRLQRLTSGKLTRYGPADAEIWVDGGHNPGAGQVIAEAMATFEERESRPLFLIIGMINTKDPIGYFRAFLDLAEQVFTVPIRGSDAGLDPVALATDAAAVGFEASAVSSVAEALTIIANLVDEDPAPPRILIGGSLYLVGDVLADNGTPPK; this is encoded by the coding sequence ATGACAGCGGTGGAAGCCAGCGAAGCGGGCTATGAGATCGAAAAACTCCTTGCCCTCCACCCCAAGGGCTTTGACCTGTCGCTGGACAGGATCACCCGGCTTCTTGCCGCGCTCGGCAATCCGCAGGACCGCCTGCCACCGGTGATCCATGTCGCCGGCACCAATGGCAAGGGCTCGGCAACGGCGTTTTCGCGGTCAATCCTGGAGGCCGCTGGTCTCAGCGTTCACGTCCACACCTCGCCGCATCTCGTCAATTGGCACGAGCGTTACCGCCTCGGCGTCAAGGGCGGCAGGGGCAGGCTCGTCAGCGACCCTGTTCTGGCCGAGGCCGTGCGTCGGGTGGCTCAAGCGAATGCTGGCGAGAAGATCACCGTCTTTGAAATCCTGACCGCGGTCACCTTCCTGCTCTTCGCCGAGCACCCCGCGGATGTCGCGATCATCGAGGTTGGCCTCGGTGGCCGTTTCGACGCGACCAATGTCATAGCCCGACCCGCCGTCTCGGTCATCATGCCGATCTCGTTGGACCATCAGGCCTATCTGGGTGATCGGGTGGAACTGATCGCCGCGGAAAAGGCCGGCATCATGAAGCGCGGCTGCCCGGTGGTGATCGGCCACCAGGAGGAAGAGGCCGCGCGCGACGTGCTGATCTCGACGGCCGAGCGTCTCGGCTGCCCGATGTTCGTTTATGGCCAGGATTTCATGGCGCATGAGGAATTCGGCCGTCTCATCTATCAGGACGGGAGCGGGCTCTCCGATCTGCCATTACCGAAGCTGCCGGGACGTCACCAGTACGCCAATGCCGCCGCCGCCATTCGGGCCGTGCGGGCCGCGGGCTTCGATGTTTCGGAGGCGGCGATCGAGAAGGGGCTTGCCGGTGTCGAGTGGCCGGGGCGCCTGCAGCGCCTGACGAGCGGCAAGCTTACACGCTACGGCCCGGCCGATGCAGAAATCTGGGTCGATGGTGGCCACAATCCCGGTGCCGGCCAGGTGATCGCGGAGGCGATGGCGACCTTCGAAGAACGCGAATCGCGCCCCTTGTTCCTGATCATCGGCATGATCAACACCAAGGATCCGATCGGCTACTTCCGGGCGTTTCTGGATCTCGCCGAACAGGTCTTCACCGTTCCGATCCGTGGTTCGGATGCGGGTCTTGACCCGGTGGCGCTTGCCACTGACGCCGCGGCTGTCGGGTTTGAGGCTTCGGCCGTCTCCTCCGTCGCCGAAGCGCTGACGATCATTGCCAATCTGGTCGATGAGGATCCGGCTCCGCCGCGCATCCTGATCGGCGGCTCGCTCTATCTCGTCGGCGATGTTCTCGCCGACAATGGCACGCCGCCGAAGTGA
- the trxA gene encoding thioredoxin has protein sequence MATVKVDTSNFQQEVLNSAEPVVVDFWAEWCGPCKMIAPSLEEISNELAGKVKVAKLNIDENPELAAQYGVRSIPTLAMFKAGEVADIKVGAAPKTALSSWISTAVA, from the coding sequence ATGGCTACTGTAAAGGTCGATACGTCCAATTTTCAGCAGGAAGTGCTGAACTCCGCCGAGCCGGTGGTTGTCGATTTCTGGGCTGAATGGTGCGGCCCGTGCAAAATGATCGCGCCGAGCCTCGAGGAAATCTCGAACGAACTCGCCGGCAAGGTCAAGGTTGCCAAGCTCAACATTGACGAAAACCCGGAACTGGCCGCCCAGTACGGCGTCCGCTCGATCCCGACACTGGCCATGTTCAAGGCTGGCGAAGTGGCTGACATCAAGGTTGGCGCTGCGCCGAAGACGGCCCTTTCCTCGTGGATCTCCACGGCGGTCGCCTGA
- the addA gene encoding double-strand break repair helicase AddA: MRDDSLGPEQATPQGWLDWTSRRQSLASDPARSAWVSANAGSGKTHVLTQRVIRLLLAGCRPSAILCLTYTKAAASEMSNRVFERLAEWVTLDDATLEKRIEAIEGERPGLLKLQEARRLFARALETPGGLKIQTIHAFCEALLHQFPLEANVAGHFSVLDDRAAAVLLADARRMLLTATAAKDDPELARAFATVLDLADDTGLEKLLAAIVENRTSIQAFLEHADAHGGTEAELRRALKLTPDESVDSAMAAIWPLSGLNGASLERYVSLATSVGGSKVLDFAEGLRTVSKLTDVGARYDGLRHLFFTGTGKARAQSTFLNKAMQQAAPDLIDLVDEAYRHVVACIDHISILKMFEATLAALTLAERLNVDYEELKRRRSQLDFEDLINRTAALFARGDVSAWVHYKLDKGIDHILVDEAQDTSPTQWTIIQALAADFFSGESARGTARTMFAVGDEKQSIYSFQGARPERFSRESQETERRVRDGGKAFEPIRLQLSFRSTVDVLSAVDAVFANPAHARGLSARNEPVVHASNRIGHPGAVDIWEVIATEPTDTDEEWTAAFDAAPESAPVNILARRIAATLESWIGKETIVEKGIRRPMRPGDVIVLVRKRDAFVNALTRALKRRNNIPVAGADRLVLTKHIAVQDLLALGRFALLPQDDLSLAALLKSPLFNLGEDALFELAARRKEGESLWQRLQAEAAEGILFHQTARSLKSYMALADQLAPHDFYARILGVHGGRAAFLARLGTEVSDILDEFLTFALDQERSGLPGLQAFVSTLEMEAPTVKREQDKERDEVRIMTVHAAKGLEAPVVFLVDGGGAAFSNQHVPSLRFLELSQRNGAALSLPVWRAPGSESNTLVTADGDRLKTLAEEEYRRLLYVGMTRAADRLIVCGYRGQRTVAETWHAMVQASLTGDENGRGHPKTFHAGGEEWSGHAWREKQLERDLPSEGTPAPDASRPASGLPKALSTPLPPQKQLPRPLSPSGVGIAIDEDDGDALVGSALFSEKTPANLSMLRGAILHRLLQVLPSMIAGHDRRAAAERYLLRSVPRWSPEQRSALISGVENVLDHPDLEALFSTGSRAEVSIMGTLTLGTREHAVSGRIDRLAVSNGIVTIADFKTNRQVPASQGDIPFAYRAQLAIYRELLRPLYPGHAFRCVLIFTEGPAIHVVADQALDRSLEDLATK; this comes from the coding sequence ATGAGGGATGACAGCCTCGGCCCCGAACAGGCGACGCCGCAGGGCTGGCTCGACTGGACCTCGCGTCGGCAGTCGCTTGCCTCCGACCCTGCGCGTTCCGCCTGGGTTTCGGCCAATGCCGGTTCCGGCAAGACCCACGTGCTGACCCAGCGGGTGATCCGGCTGCTGCTTGCCGGCTGCCGTCCCTCGGCGATCCTGTGCCTCACCTATACCAAGGCGGCGGCATCGGAAATGTCGAACCGCGTCTTCGAACGGCTGGCCGAGTGGGTCACGCTCGACGACGCGACGCTCGAAAAGCGAATCGAGGCGATCGAGGGCGAACGCCCTGGTCTGCTGAAGCTGCAAGAAGCGCGTCGCCTGTTCGCCCGCGCGCTCGAAACGCCCGGTGGCCTCAAGATCCAGACGATCCACGCCTTCTGCGAGGCGCTGCTGCATCAGTTTCCGCTGGAAGCCAACGTCGCCGGGCATTTCTCGGTTCTCGACGATCGCGCTGCCGCCGTGCTGCTTGCCGATGCACGCCGCATGCTGCTGACGGCGACGGCGGCCAAGGACGATCCGGAACTGGCGCGCGCCTTCGCCACCGTGCTCGACCTTGCCGACGATACCGGACTTGAAAAACTGCTCGCGGCGATCGTCGAGAACCGTACCTCGATCCAGGCCTTCCTCGAGCATGCCGATGCGCACGGTGGCACCGAGGCGGAGTTGCGCCGTGCCCTGAAGCTGACACCGGACGAAAGCGTCGACAGCGCGATGGCCGCGATCTGGCCCCTGTCGGGACTGAACGGCGCCTCCCTGGAACGGTACGTCTCGCTGGCCACGAGTGTCGGCGGATCAAAGGTGCTCGACTTTGCGGAAGGGCTGAGGACCGTCTCCAAACTCACGGATGTGGGTGCACGCTATGACGGTCTCAGGCATTTGTTCTTCACTGGGACTGGCAAGGCCCGGGCACAATCGACCTTCCTCAACAAGGCGATGCAGCAGGCGGCGCCCGATCTCATTGACCTCGTGGATGAAGCCTACCGCCACGTCGTCGCCTGCATCGATCACATCAGCATTCTCAAGATGTTCGAGGCGACGCTTGCCGCGCTGACGCTCGCAGAAAGGCTCAACGTCGACTACGAGGAACTCAAGCGGCGACGCAGCCAGCTCGATTTCGAGGACCTGATCAACCGCACGGCGGCGCTCTTTGCCCGCGGCGACGTCAGCGCCTGGGTGCATTACAAGCTCGACAAGGGCATCGACCACATCCTCGTCGACGAGGCCCAGGATACCAGCCCGACGCAATGGACGATCATCCAGGCGCTGGCTGCCGATTTCTTCTCTGGTGAAAGCGCGCGGGGCACCGCCCGTACCATGTTCGCCGTTGGCGACGAGAAGCAGTCGATCTACTCCTTCCAGGGCGCGCGGCCGGAGCGGTTTTCACGCGAGAGCCAGGAAACCGAGCGGCGGGTCCGCGACGGCGGCAAGGCCTTCGAACCCATCCGCCTGCAGCTCTCCTTCCGCTCGACCGTCGACGTGCTTTCTGCCGTCGATGCCGTCTTTGCCAATCCGGCGCATGCCCGGGGCCTCAGCGCCCGCAACGAGCCCGTCGTCCATGCGTCGAACCGCATCGGACATCCCGGCGCGGTCGACATCTGGGAGGTGATTGCCACCGAGCCGACTGACACGGACGAGGAGTGGACAGCGGCATTCGACGCGGCACCCGAGAGTGCACCGGTCAATATCCTCGCTCGCCGGATCGCAGCCACGCTGGAGAGCTGGATTGGCAAGGAGACGATCGTCGAGAAGGGCATTCGCCGACCGATGCGTCCGGGCGACGTGATCGTGCTGGTCCGCAAGCGCGACGCCTTCGTGAACGCCCTGACCCGCGCTCTCAAGCGCCGAAACAACATTCCGGTCGCCGGCGCCGACCGCCTGGTACTCACCAAACATATTGCCGTTCAGGACCTGCTGGCACTTGGACGCTTCGCCCTCTTGCCGCAAGACGACCTGTCACTCGCCGCGCTGCTGAAGAGCCCGCTGTTCAACCTCGGGGAAGACGCGCTGTTCGAGCTCGCAGCCCGACGCAAGGAAGGCGAAAGCCTCTGGCAACGGCTGCAGGCCGAGGCGGCCGAGGGTATCCTGTTCCACCAGACAGCAAGGTCGCTCAAAAGTTATATGGCGCTCGCCGACCAGCTTGCGCCGCACGATTTCTATGCCCGCATCCTTGGCGTCCATGGCGGCCGGGCCGCCTTCCTGGCGCGGCTCGGCACCGAGGTCAGCGACATTCTCGACGAGTTCCTGACTTTCGCGCTCGATCAGGAAAGAAGCGGTCTCCCCGGCCTGCAGGCGTTCGTTTCGACGCTGGAAATGGAGGCGCCGACGGTCAAGCGCGAGCAGGACAAGGAGCGCGACGAAGTGCGGATCATGACGGTGCACGCCGCCAAGGGCCTGGAAGCGCCGGTCGTCTTCCTCGTCGACGGCGGTGGCGCGGCGTTCAGCAACCAGCATGTCCCCTCTCTGCGCTTCCTTGAACTCTCCCAACGGAATGGCGCCGCCCTGTCGTTGCCGGTGTGGCGCGCACCGGGCTCGGAATCGAACACGCTCGTGACCGCAGACGGCGACCGATTGAAGACGCTCGCCGAGGAAGAGTATCGCCGCCTGCTCTATGTCGGCATGACCCGCGCTGCCGATCGCTTGATCGTCTGCGGTTATCGCGGGCAGAGGACCGTCGCCGAAACATGGCATGCTATGGTTCAGGCAAGCCTCACCGGCGACGAAAATGGCCGCGGCCACCCGAAGACCTTTCATGCGGGCGGCGAGGAATGGTCAGGCCATGCCTGGCGCGAGAAGCAGCTTGAACGCGACCTTCCCTCCGAGGGCACGCCGGCACCGGACGCCAGTCGCCCGGCATCCGGCCTGCCAAAAGCACTCTCGACACCGTTGCCGCCGCAGAAGCAGCTGCCGCGGCCGCTAAGCCCCTCCGGCGTCGGTATCGCCATCGACGAGGATGACGGTGATGCGCTCGTCGGATCCGCGCTCTTTTCAGAGAAGACACCGGCCAATCTCTCGATGTTGCGCGGCGCCATCCTGCACCGGCTCCTGCAGGTTCTGCCCTCGATGATTGCCGGCCACGATCGCCGCGCCGCAGCCGAACGCTACCTCCTGCGTTCCGTGCCCCGTTGGTCGCCCGAACAGCGCTCGGCGCTGATTTCCGGCGTTGAAAACGTGCTCGACCACCCGGATCTGGAGGCGCTCTTCTCGACCGGCAGCCGTGCCGAAGTCTCGATCATGGGCACGTTGACCCTCGGCACCCGCGAGCACGCGGTCTCCGGCCGCATCGACCGGCTCGCCGTCAGCAACGGCATCGTGACCATTGCGGATTTCAAGACGAACCGGCAGGTGCCGGCTTCGCAAGGTGATATCCCCTTCGCCTACAGGGCACAGCTTGCGATCTATCGCGAGCTGTTGCGGCCACTCTATCCCGGACACGCGTTCCGATGCGTGCTGATCTTTACCGAAGGGCCGGCAATCCATGTCGTAGCGGATCAGGCGCTCGACAGGAGCCTTGAAGACCTCGCGACAAAGTGA
- the addB gene encoding double-strand break repair protein AddB — MSVSGRRSNVFTIPPGLPFLKTLAEKLCDGSLTPDFRYDAADPLPLAGVTIFVPTRRSARVLRSEFVDLLGGRSTILPTIKALGETDDDSGFFDAEVPAILDLAPPLPGTARLIELGRLILAWRNRLPKVVLDIHAESPLIAPASPADAVWLARNLADLIDAMETEELDWDELDRLDAGEHALWWQLTLEFLKIARSYWPERLEELKQSSPARHRNAILQAETQRIASGKIEGPIIIAGSTGSIPATAALIAAVQKLPNGTIVLPGLDQTMSDAEWDMIVADAALDGRPDPASRSHPQYGFYRLLKRMAVLRPDVTALSDAKADLDFRAEILSHALLPAKATNAWTEMRSELDPDSLRAAFRDAALIETANEREEAAAIAVALRLALEGSDESQAALITPDRNLARRVGAELARFGIEADDSAGTPLSSTPQGSFMRLLLEASLRPGDPVPFVALLKHPLARFGLSREAMRQGADALERMALRGSTTTVDILALEPLLEAAIAGHKTDRHPPEWRAGIGTEELQAARDLAVKIGLAVAPLASALTRSKDGSRVFSEEFTFADWATRSGQALEAASADERGDLGGLWSGEAADTLATLLRGIIETDGQMTADGPQWCDVMEALAAGAAVKPRSMRHPRVFIFGALESRLQSMDLVVLGAMNEGNWPGQTANDPFLSRTMKTGIGLEPPERRIGQLAHDFQMACGTRRLIFTRSMRQGAAPTVASRWLQRLLALGGERLTAALRANGSDYLAWARMLDDGGRQPLAERPAPKPPADLQPRKYSFSEVSRLRRDPYAIYARRILRLHPLLPFNSDPGPAERGTLYHQIVERFVRGGFDLQSRAAEEAMQRLLNEAFDEARLPTHIDTIWRPRFAAVGLAFIKWERDRARFLRRSRTEVAASMELGVADMRLTGIADRLDTLTDGSVEIIDYKTGSSPSVKEARVLLDPQLALEAAALKAGAFKDVPPSHPQSLLYVRLKPGSRFKHETVNNEGSKAKETKSADLLADESLTELRKLLSALLSGRHGFASRVIVQKERDYGGEYDHLARVAEWSTADSEEEDGDEG; from the coding sequence ATGAGCGTGAGCGGCCGCCGGTCCAACGTCTTCACCATCCCGCCTGGCCTCCCCTTCCTGAAGACGCTCGCCGAAAAGCTCTGCGACGGTAGCCTGACCCCGGACTTCCGCTACGACGCGGCCGATCCCCTGCCGCTCGCGGGCGTTACGATCTTCGTGCCGACGCGGCGCTCGGCCCGTGTGCTCAGATCCGAATTCGTCGATCTGCTCGGCGGCCGTTCCACCATTCTGCCCACCATCAAGGCGCTCGGCGAGACCGACGACGACAGCGGCTTCTTCGATGCCGAGGTCCCGGCGATCCTCGATCTGGCCCCGCCCCTGCCCGGCACCGCCCGCCTGATCGAGCTTGGCCGGCTTATCCTCGCCTGGCGCAACCGCCTGCCGAAGGTGGTGCTCGACATCCATGCGGAAAGCCCGCTGATTGCGCCGGCGAGCCCGGCCGATGCGGTCTGGCTCGCGCGCAATCTTGCCGATCTCATCGATGCGATGGAGACGGAAGAGCTGGACTGGGACGAGCTCGACCGGCTCGATGCCGGCGAGCATGCGCTCTGGTGGCAGCTGACGCTCGAATTCCTGAAGATTGCCCGCAGCTACTGGCCGGAGCGGCTGGAGGAACTCAAGCAATCCTCGCCTGCACGTCACCGCAACGCCATCCTGCAGGCCGAGACGCAGCGCATTGCCAGCGGCAAGATCGAGGGCCCGATCATCATTGCCGGCTCGACCGGCTCCATTCCGGCCACCGCCGCGCTGATCGCCGCCGTGCAGAAGCTACCGAACGGCACGATCGTGCTGCCCGGTCTCGACCAGACGATGAGCGATGCCGAATGGGACATGATCGTCGCCGACGCAGCACTCGACGGCAGGCCGGACCCGGCAAGCCGCAGCCACCCGCAATACGGTTTCTACCGGCTGCTGAAACGCATGGCCGTGCTCCGTCCCGACGTGACCGCCTTGTCCGATGCTAAGGCCGACCTCGATTTCCGCGCCGAGATCCTTTCTCACGCACTTCTGCCGGCCAAAGCTACCAATGCCTGGACCGAAATGCGCAGCGAACTCGATCCCGATTCACTGCGCGCCGCCTTCAGGGATGCGGCCCTGATCGAAACCGCCAACGAACGCGAGGAGGCGGCGGCAATTGCCGTTGCGCTGCGGCTGGCACTCGAAGGCAGCGACGAGAGCCAGGCGGCGCTGATTACGCCGGATCGGAATCTCGCGCGACGGGTTGGCGCCGAGCTCGCCCGCTTCGGCATCGAGGCGGACGATTCCGCCGGCACCCCTTTATCCTCGACGCCACAGGGCAGCTTTATGCGCCTTCTCCTGGAGGCAAGCCTGCGGCCCGGCGATCCCGTGCCCTTCGTTGCGCTGCTCAAACACCCGCTGGCGCGTTTCGGGCTTTCGCGTGAGGCGATGCGACAGGGCGCCGACGCGCTCGAACGCATGGCACTGCGCGGCAGCACCACGACCGTCGACATTCTCGCCCTTGAACCGCTGCTCGAGGCGGCCATTGCAGGGCACAAGACCGATCGCCACCCACCGGAGTGGCGGGCCGGGATCGGCACCGAGGAGCTTCAGGCAGCGCGCGATCTGGCGGTGAAGATCGGCCTTGCCGTCGCACCGCTGGCTTCCGCGCTCACGCGCAGCAAGGACGGCAGCCGTGTATTTTCGGAGGAGTTCACTTTCGCCGACTGGGCGACGCGCAGTGGCCAGGCGCTGGAAGCAGCGTCAGCCGACGAGCGCGGTGATCTCGGCGGGCTCTGGTCCGGCGAGGCGGCGGATACGCTCGCGACCCTGCTTCGCGGCATCATCGAAACCGATGGCCAGATGACTGCGGACGGGCCGCAATGGTGCGACGTCATGGAGGCGCTTGCGGCAGGTGCTGCGGTCAAGCCGCGTTCCATGCGCCATCCGCGGGTCTTCATCTTTGGTGCGCTGGAGTCCCGCTTGCAGAGCATGGATCTGGTGGTGCTCGGCGCCATGAACGAGGGCAATTGGCCGGGCCAGACCGCCAACGACCCGTTCCTGTCGCGCACGATGAAGACGGGCATCGGTCTCGAGCCGCCCGAGCGGCGAATCGGCCAGCTCGCGCACGACTTCCAGATGGCCTGCGGCACAAGACGGCTGATCTTCACCCGCTCCATGCGCCAGGGCGCAGCACCCACCGTCGCCTCGCGCTGGCTGCAGCGCTTGCTGGCACTCGGCGGCGAACGGCTGACGGCAGCCTTGAGGGCCAATGGTTCGGACTATCTGGCCTGGGCCCGCATGCTGGACGACGGAGGAAGGCAGCCACTGGCCGAGCGCCCTGCCCCCAAGCCGCCGGCGGACCTACAGCCTCGCAAATACTCCTTCAGCGAAGTTTCACGGCTGAGGCGCGACCCCTACGCGATCTACGCCCGACGGATCCTTCGCCTGCACCCGTTGCTGCCGTTCAACAGTGACCCGGGTCCTGCCGAGCGCGGCACACTCTATCACCAGATCGTCGAGCGTTTCGTCCGCGGCGGTTTCGACCTCCAGTCCCGTGCAGCCGAGGAAGCGATGCAGCGGCTGCTGAACGAGGCTTTCGACGAGGCACGACTGCCAACGCATATCGATACGATCTGGCGGCCGCGCTTTGCCGCCGTCGGCTTGGCCTTCATCAAATGGGAACGGGACCGCGCCCGCTTCCTGCGTCGTTCGCGCACCGAGGTGGCCGCATCGATGGAGCTTGGCGTCGCCGACATGCGGCTGACCGGCATTGCCGACCGGCTCGATACGCTGACCGACGGCAGCGTCGAGATCATCGACTACAAGACCGGCTCCAGCCCATCGGTCAAGGAGGCGCGTGTGCTGCTCGACCCGCAGCTCGCCCTCGAAGCGGCCGCTCTCAAGGCCGGTGCCTTCAAGGATGTGCCCCCCAGTCATCCGCAATCTCTGCTCTATGTCCGGCTCAAGCCCGGATCGCGTTTCAAGCACGAGACGGTCAATAACGAGGGCAGCAAAGCCAAGGAAACCAAATCCGCCGACCTACTCGCCGACGAATCCCTTACCGAGCTCAGAAAGCTCCTGAGTGCGCTGCTTTCGGGCAGGCATGGCTTTGCATCACGCGTGATTGTTCAGAAAGAGCGCGATTACGGCGGCGAATATGACCATTTGGCACGCGTGGCCGAATGGTCGACAGCCGACAGCGAAGAGGAGGACGGCGATGAGGGATGA
- a CDS encoding nucleotidyltransferase family protein — MSISNAMVLAAGLGTRLRPITNTMPKPLVEIAGKPMIDYVLDLLVEAGVTRAAVNVHHFADQVEGHLSRRSAPEILISDEREALMNSGGGLAKGLKLLPEGPVLVMNADLFWVGEPSGVPSNLTRLAAAFDADRMDMLLLCVRDEDTTGHNGKKDFSLGDDGRLARYTEGLPNPVVYAGAIALHSRLFADAPGDAFNLNIYFDRAAEKGRLHGLLLDGHWMTVGTPEAIGEAEAAIRRHQPGG; from the coding sequence ATGTCGATCAGCAATGCGATGGTGCTCGCCGCGGGCCTCGGCACCCGGCTCCGCCCGATCACCAACACCATGCCGAAGCCGCTCGTGGAAATCGCCGGCAAACCGATGATCGACTATGTGCTGGACCTGCTGGTAGAGGCCGGCGTCACCAGGGCCGCGGTCAACGTGCACCATTTTGCCGATCAGGTGGAAGGGCACCTCAGCCGGCGGAGCGCGCCGGAGATCCTGATCTCGGACGAGCGCGAGGCGCTGATGAACTCCGGCGGCGGCCTGGCCAAGGGCTTGAAACTTTTGCCGGAAGGTCCCGTTCTGGTGATGAATGCCGACCTCTTCTGGGTCGGCGAGCCCTCGGGTGTGCCGAGCAATCTGACGCGGCTTGCTGCAGCTTTCGACGCCGATCGCATGGACATGCTGCTTCTCTGCGTGCGCGACGAGGACACGACCGGGCACAATGGAAAGAAGGACTTTTCGCTCGGCGACGATGGCAGGCTGGCGCGGTACACCGAAGGCCTGCCGAACCCGGTGGTCTATGCTGGCGCGATCGCGCTTCACTCCCGGCTCTTTGCGGACGCGCCCGGTGACGCCTTCAACCTCAACATCTACTTCGACCGCGCGGCCGAGAAGGGACGCCTGCACGGCCTCCTGCTCGACGGCCACTGGATGACGGTCGGCACACCCGAAGCGATCGGCGAAGCGGAGGCGGCAATCCGCCGCCATCAGCCGGGAGGATGA
- the tsaE gene encoding tRNA (adenosine(37)-N6)-threonylcarbamoyltransferase complex ATPase subunit type 1 TsaE, with product MPAIERFLADEAATIELGEDLALALRPGDCVALSGDLGAGKSTLARAFLRAIADDDGLEVPSPTFTLVQSYDLRIPVAHFDLYRLADSSELDELGFDEALSQGICLVEWPERADDALPASRIALTITHEGAGRRVEIAGPDEKLQRIARTLAIRDFLDRNDHPRARRRHLSGDASIRAYERVYPADGSVSRILMDSSRHKPGPILQDGKYYQQLAHIAEDVVPFVAIDQLLIARGFAAPEIYARDLDQGILLIEDLGSDGVLDADGQPIDERYVESARLLAQLHTEQVPTEISVDQAIIHRIPDFDRTAMKIETRLLTDWYLPWRRGAPASDDEKREYAEIWDSLIDLLQTSETNLLLRDFHSPNIIWRGERQGLDRIGLIDFQDAMIGPIAYDVASLVQDARVSIAPSLANRMMETYLTERRASGSFDEATFLRDWHLMSAQRNCKLVGIWVRLMQRDGKPGYMKHMPRTFAYLQAALSHESLKPLHDWCMKTGILVSESAN from the coding sequence ATGCCCGCGATCGAGCGCTTCCTGGCGGATGAGGCGGCAACAATCGAGCTCGGCGAAGATCTGGCGCTGGCCCTGAGGCCCGGCGACTGCGTCGCGCTCTCGGGTGACCTCGGCGCCGGCAAGTCGACCCTGGCACGCGCCTTCCTTCGAGCCATTGCCGATGACGATGGGCTGGAAGTGCCAAGCCCGACCTTCACGCTGGTCCAAAGCTACGACCTGCGCATACCCGTCGCGCATTTCGACCTCTACCGGCTCGCCGATTCCAGCGAGTTGGACGAACTCGGTTTTGACGAGGCGCTATCGCAAGGCATCTGCCTTGTCGAATGGCCGGAACGGGCTGACGACGCCCTTCCCGCCAGCCGCATCGCGCTGACGATCACCCATGAAGGCGCTGGGCGCCGCGTCGAAATTGCGGGGCCGGACGAAAAGCTGCAGCGCATTGCCCGCACGCTCGCGATCCGAGACTTCCTCGACCGGAACGATCACCCAAGGGCGCGACGCCGCCACCTGAGCGGCGACGCCTCGATCCGCGCCTATGAGCGCGTTTACCCGGCAGACGGCTCCGTTAGCCGGATTCTGATGGATTCTTCACGACACAAGCCGGGACCCATTCTGCAGGACGGCAAATACTACCAGCAGCTCGCTCATATCGCCGAAGACGTCGTTCCCTTCGTCGCCATCGACCAGTTGCTGATTGCCCGCGGCTTTGCAGCGCCTGAAATCTATGCGCGCGATCTCGACCAGGGCATCCTCTTGATCGAAGATCTGGGCTCGGACGGCGTTCTCGATGCGGACGGACAGCCGATCGATGAGCGCTACGTCGAAAGTGCACGGCTGCTGGCACAGTTGCATACAGAGCAGGTGCCAACCGAGATCAGCGTCGACCAAGCGATCATTCACCGCATTCCGGATTTCGACCGCACGGCGATGAAGATCGAGACCCGGCTATTGACCGACTGGTATCTGCCGTGGAGACGCGGCGCGCCGGCAAGCGACGACGAAAAGCGCGAATATGCGGAAATCTGGGACAGCCTGATCGACCTGCTGCAGACGTCCGAGACCAACCTGCTGCTGCGCGACTTCCATTCGCCGAACATCATCTGGCGTGGGGAACGCCAGGGCCTGGACCGGATCGGCCTCATCGATTTCCAGGACGCAATGATTGGTCCGATCGCCTATGACGTGGCGTCGTTGGTGCAGGATGCGCGCGTCAGCATCGCACCTTCGCTCGCAAACCGGATGATGGAAACCTACCTCACGGAGCGACGCGCGAGCGGCAGCTTTGACGAGGCGACGTTCCTGCGCGACTGGCACTTGATGTCGGCACAGCGCAACTGCAAGCTCGTCGGCATCTGGGTGCGGCTGATGCAGCGCGACGGCAAGCCCGGCTACATGAAACACATGCCGCGCACTTTCGCCTATCTTCAGGCGGCGCTTTCACATGAATCGCTGAAACCCTTGCACGACTGGTGTATGAAGACCGGAATCCTCGTTTCCGAATCAGCGAACTGA